tcctacttaataataaaatatataaaaatttttctatttaattaaatataattactgtatatttatagtgtatgattgttatatattacattttaactaaattacaaatttgtaaattaagaaaatctcgctactccaagtagcgatatttaaaAGCGAGCCCTATTCTTGCAGAGTCACGTGGCACcaaaatctcgctacttagagtagcgagattacgttagagtcattctgaaaaatatttccctgaaatgcatattatttaatatatttaaaaaaataataataattcgtGAAAAAACACCTGCTTTCACCAAATTTAATGACCTCATCTGTCTCCAAACTTTGAATTAAATGTTACAGCTGTGAATCCCACCCAACTTCccagaaattaaaataaataaatacctcTCACTATTCCCTTCTCCTTCCCCTCCCCCCCTCCTCCTCCACCCCAAATGTATACCACCTCCCCCACGCCTCCCCTTCGCCTACAAATGTCCTCCACCAACCCCACCACCACCGCCGCTTGCAGCGCCCCTCCCACCACCGCCGCTTGCGGCGCCCCTCCCACCACCCTCACTGgctccaccaccaccaccactgtcACCACCACTACCACAACCACCGCCACCTGCCCTACTCATAGGTCCATCAGCCGGAGCGTCACCAACCTCGGCCTCGGCTACGCCATCGCCATAGCCCTCGGCTTCTTCGTCGTCCTCCTCTCCACCGTCCTCCTCGCCTCCTACCTCTACTGCCGCGCCTCCCGCCGCCGCCGCTCCTGCCActcccgaaaccctaaccctgatTCTGGCTCCGACGGCATCATGGTCTCCCACAAATTCTTCGCCGCCGGCCTCGATCAGACTGTCATAAATTCGTACCCAAAGTTCCCGCCCGTCAAATCCTGCGATCTCGGGAACGCGGATACGATGTTTACGATGTGTTCCGAGCCATGAGTTTAGTTTTGTGTGTATgagaataattttcataaaattgtattttatCAGAATAATGtgattttttcaaaataagtaaattttttttaattttcaggaaaatcatgaaaTAAGTATAGGAACTATGTTTAAAAGTATGGTATTAAAACAGTATAGGaatttcaaactatgtatgttaaaatatatgtcGGCATAAGCGTCATGATTTTACCTGATATAATATGACAGCATAAAGGCCATGGtttttacatgatataatatgccggcgtaagggtcgttatttttacataatatactatgtcggcgtaagggtcatggttttatatgatatgctatgtcgaagtaagggccgtgatttagaAGATACAAAATGTCAGGGTAAGGGCCCAAGTTTATACGTTATGATATGTCAAAATTCATAAAAGTATTACCATGACAGATATTAgcatgaaacagttatgtatcattatttgaaatttactatatgttatcaaaacctggagggtttggtttaggctttcacgaaacacggtaccgtaactatatgttcatgataatgtatatgttagtgctaccacacgtcgTAAGGGACTGTGGGAGAATGGAAGTCGATGTGGTTTTGTGGAAGTGCAGGCGCCCCTCTGGTAGTTCGGGTcaagaggggcagacccatcgtacttatagacttatgttgatctagcgtggttggctagccattgctaggtcccgtctttgggctgcacaacttAATCATGTAgggagtaagacatgacaccagctagctttCCATTcaaggtgttatttcatgtacagttatataagattattttcatgtatagaaactcagcatgttataccatgttatgataaattaagttttatccagatatgatacaaacagttttaCCAAGTATGATAAATTAAGTTTtatccagatatgatacaaacagttttaccaagtatgatttatgtagtgttatatgtataatacaaaaatactcatgttgcctgtcacgccctgaaccctgaaatgggccctaggggtgaattaagtaacctaacctgtctctgtatcaatataaaccATACAcgataccatatacaagagggtccgatcccgtggggtaatgaatgccctatatacatacatacaaaacatgtccatactcatcaatatacgcagcgaaatacggcctttctttacatcaaattgtaccatactagagtctataccatacaaggttaaACATTCCCACAAGACTATACATactacgggtgtctacaaaatccatcacgacaacccggttacaaaactcgtatctatcaggtactagcagtagctaaacacacccccgcttccggatgctaggatgttagtttcggctactcaaaggacctaaaaaatatttgtatatatttggggcgagacacctctcagtaaggaagaaaacaggttatatcagtgtgtgacataccagtgtcattttcatacttcataacacatacatacgatacagtttgaaacacatacgtacagtttcaaaacaagttccatacattcccatacaattccatacagttccagtatttccacaaaatccattctAGTTCATAcaatactcaaatacatacatacatacatatggtcagtgtcgtcacactactcacaactgcacaagtcacctagtctcacagtggTTACGtcccaacacattaaactacgaaggtttccgactcaggcccaatagtgaatccattgctacatatgcaactacacaaggtcacctggtctaaccctgattacgttaccatgtgcaaactacgctgcgtcaacctaggcccactgtggtccaTTGCTACATTCGAtgaccaaccgaatcatactggtgatattttgcaccccggatatagagccgaccactcttgcccacggtagtt
This region of Malania oleifera isolate guangnan ecotype guangnan chromosome 10, ASM2987363v1, whole genome shotgun sequence genomic DNA includes:
- the LOC131165809 gene encoding RING-H2 finger protein ATL68-like, translating into MYTTSPTPPLRLQMSSTNPTTTAACSAPPTTAACGAPPTTLTGSTTTTTVTTTTTTTATCPTHRSISRSVTNLGLGYAIAIALGFFVVLLSTVLLASYLYCRASRRRRSCHSRNPNPDSGSDGIMVSHKFFAAGLDQTVINSYPKFPPVKSCDLGNADTMFTMCSEP